From Segatella copri, the proteins below share one genomic window:
- a CDS encoding lipocalin-like domain-containing protein, whose product MKKIIGVLSLAVMMLTLSSCEVETSQNGDLDGFWHLEQVDTLATGGTCNFADKRVFWGCQYKLIQVADYDYFGDGRGFYLRFEQTSDSLLITSVYRNKWHEDYGGDVLLTEMNDSLRSCGINHLNEHFAKEVMTGGKMQLKSKTLRLRFRKF is encoded by the coding sequence ATGAAAAAGATAATAGGGGTGCTTTCCCTTGCTGTTATGATGCTCACTCTAAGCTCATGTGAGGTAGAAACAAGCCAGAATGGTGATTTGGATGGTTTCTGGCATCTGGAGCAGGTAGATACTTTAGCTACAGGGGGTACTTGTAACTTTGCAGATAAGCGCGTGTTCTGGGGCTGCCAGTATAAGTTGATTCAGGTTGCTGATTATGATTACTTTGGTGATGGTAGAGGATTTTATCTGCGTTTTGAGCAAACCTCCGACAGTTTGCTGATTACATCTGTTTATCGTAATAAATGGCATGAAGATTATGGAGGCGATGTACTTTTAACAGAAATGAATGATTCTTTGCGTAGCTGTGGCATCAATCATCTGAATGAGCATTTTGCCAAGGAGGTAATGACCGGAGGTAAGATGCAACTGAAGAGTAAAACCCTGAGATTGCGGTTCAGAAAATTCTGA
- the nqrF gene encoding NADH:ubiquinone reductase (Na(+)-transporting) subunit F, whose amino-acid sequence MGNTSFILASIGVFLVVILLLVIILLVAKKYLSPSGNVNIEINGDKTINVPQGSSLMTTLNENGIFLPSACGGKASCGQCKVQVLEGGGEILDSEKPHFTRKQIKDHWRLGCQCKVKGDLKIKVPESVMGVKEWECEVISNKNVSSFIKEFKVALPPGEHMDFVPGSYAQIKIPAYDCIDYDKDFDKDLIGEEYIGAWKKFNILSLKAHNPEPTVRAYSMANYPDEGDIITLTVRIATTPFLPRPQVGFQNVPTGIASSYIFSLKPGDKVMMSGPYGDFHPNFTSGKEMIWIGGGAGMAPLRAQIMHMTKTLHTTDRELHFFYGARALGEAFFLEDFWELEKEFPNFHFHLSLDRKDPVADAQGVKYYEGFAVNCIRDTYLKDHEAPEDCEYYLCGPPMLIKTVTDYLDSLGVDPESIMYDNFG is encoded by the coding sequence ATGGGTAATACATCATTTATATTGGCTAGTATCGGAGTTTTCCTCGTGGTGATTCTCCTGCTGGTTATCATCCTGCTCGTGGCTAAGAAGTATCTGAGCCCTAGCGGAAATGTAAATATCGAAATCAATGGCGACAAGACCATCAACGTGCCTCAGGGCAGCAGTTTGATGACTACGCTGAATGAGAACGGCATCTTCCTGCCTTCTGCCTGCGGCGGTAAGGCAAGCTGCGGCCAGTGTAAGGTTCAGGTGCTCGAGGGCGGCGGCGAGATTCTCGATTCCGAGAAACCTCACTTCACCCGCAAGCAGATTAAGGACCACTGGCGTCTGGGATGCCAGTGCAAGGTGAAGGGCGACCTGAAGATCAAGGTGCCTGAGAGCGTGATGGGCGTGAAAGAGTGGGAGTGCGAGGTTATCTCCAACAAGAACGTTTCATCATTTATCAAGGAGTTCAAGGTGGCTCTGCCTCCTGGCGAGCACATGGACTTCGTTCCGGGTTCTTACGCTCAGATCAAGATTCCTGCATACGACTGCATCGATTATGACAAGGACTTCGACAAGGATCTCATTGGCGAGGAGTACATCGGAGCATGGAAGAAGTTCAACATTCTTTCCTTGAAGGCTCACAACCCAGAGCCTACCGTTCGTGCTTACTCTATGGCGAACTATCCTGACGAGGGTGACATCATCACCCTGACCGTACGTATCGCCACAACTCCATTCTTGCCACGTCCACAGGTAGGATTCCAGAACGTACCAACAGGTATCGCTTCTTCTTACATCTTCTCTCTGAAGCCAGGCGACAAGGTAATGATGAGTGGTCCTTACGGTGACTTCCATCCTAACTTCACTTCTGGCAAGGAGATGATCTGGATTGGTGGTGGTGCCGGTATGGCTCCATTGCGTGCGCAGATTATGCACATGACCAAGACTTTGCACACTACCGACCGTGAGCTTCACTTCTTCTACGGAGCGCGTGCGTTGGGTGAGGCATTCTTCCTGGAAGACTTCTGGGAGCTTGAGAAGGAATTCCCTAACTTCCACTTCCATCTTTCATTGGACCGCAAGGACCCAGTGGCAGATGCTCAGGGCGTGAAGTACTACGAGGGTTTTGCTGTTAACTGCATCCGTGATACCTACTTGAAGGATCACGAGGCACCAGAGGATTGCGAGTACTATCTCTGCGGACCTCCAATGCTGATCAAGACCGTAACAGATTATCTGGATTCTCTCGGAGTAGATCCTGAGAGCATCATGTACGATAACTTCGGATAA
- a CDS encoding L,D-transpeptidase family protein: MPNSNFQLSLDDYQDLRSSAYAINSRAVRNLIDSIMRNDKDRHAADLHTRRYYQNEGNLLWITRHGVNSQADSLVTCLRSVADMGFDKRRFYVDAIARDIDRLRDLNLDSADNQINQVIARLEYRLTKAYFRYTMGQNFGFMNPSFVFNRLDTLAPNPYDSSKRPVRFRGLFDVKMAHADDAFYQKAMQMVRCDSVASFLKEVQPKNPFYYQLLEKLKTGGLGKAMRIKILCNMERCRWRQYDNPWQHEKYVVVNIPSFHLMAIDHQDTLSMRIGCGASKTKTPILNSHIKRMELNPQWFVPRSIVLHDMIHRVGNHGYFRARNYYVREVATGKEVDLNRVTRSMLISGAYGIAQRGGKGNALGRIIFRFDNNFSVFLHDTNSKGVFGQEDRGVSHGCIRIEKPYDFAVFLLADKNEKLKEKIYYSMTADSLANKKLVVNNVKVNPQVPLFITYYTLYPLAGGRIADYSDVYGFDAVIFDMLRKYL; the protein is encoded by the coding sequence GTGCCAAACAGCAATTTCCAATTATCGTTAGATGATTATCAGGACTTACGTTCTTCTGCCTATGCTATCAATTCGAGGGCGGTAAGGAATCTGATAGACAGCATCATGCGAAATGATAAAGACCGACATGCTGCTGATTTGCATACCCGTCGCTATTATCAGAATGAAGGTAATCTGCTTTGGATTACACGTCATGGGGTAAATAGTCAGGCTGACTCCCTGGTGACTTGCCTGCGTTCCGTAGCGGATATGGGATTTGATAAACGTCGGTTCTATGTGGATGCTATAGCCCGAGATATTGACAGGTTACGAGATTTAAATCTAGATTCAGCTGATAATCAGATAAATCAAGTGATAGCCCGACTGGAGTATCGCTTGACCAAAGCTTACTTCAGATATACGATGGGGCAGAATTTTGGATTTATGAATCCTAGTTTTGTTTTCAATCGTTTAGATACTCTTGCTCCCAATCCTTATGATAGTAGCAAGAGACCCGTTAGGTTCAGAGGTCTGTTTGATGTAAAAATGGCTCATGCAGATGATGCGTTCTATCAGAAGGCTATGCAAATGGTTAGATGCGACTCGGTGGCTTCCTTCTTGAAAGAAGTACAGCCTAAGAATCCTTTCTATTATCAACTGCTGGAAAAATTGAAGACTGGAGGACTGGGCAAGGCGATGAGAATCAAAATTCTCTGCAACATGGAACGTTGCCGCTGGAGGCAGTATGATAATCCCTGGCAACACGAAAAATATGTGGTTGTCAATATACCATCGTTCCATCTGATGGCTATTGATCATCAGGATACGCTCTCGATGCGCATAGGATGTGGAGCCAGTAAAACCAAAACCCCGATATTGAACAGTCATATCAAACGTATGGAACTGAATCCTCAATGGTTTGTTCCCCGTAGTATCGTTCTCCATGATATGATACACCGGGTGGGGAATCATGGCTACTTTCGCGCGCGTAACTACTATGTAAGGGAAGTGGCAACAGGTAAGGAGGTTGACTTAAACAGAGTAACTCGATCTATGCTTATTTCTGGTGCTTATGGCATCGCTCAGCGGGGCGGAAAGGGGAATGCTCTGGGAAGAATCATCTTCCGTTTTGATAATAATTTCTCGGTCTTCCTGCATGATACTAACAGTAAGGGCGTGTTTGGACAAGAGGATAGAGGAGTATCGCATGGATGTATCAGAATAGAAAAACCATACGATTTCGCTGTCTTCCTATTGGCTGACAAAAACGAGAAACTGAAGGAAAAGATATACTATTCGATGACAGCAGATTCGCTTGCCAATAAAAAACTTGTTGTGAATAACGTAAAGGTTAATCCTCAAGTTCCTCTCTTCATAACCTATTATACACTCTATCCGTTAGCAGGAGGCAGAATAGCTGATTATTCTGATGTGTATGGATTTGATGCGGTAATATTCGATATGTTGAGAAAATATCTATAA
- a CDS encoding capsule assembly Wzi family protein, whose translation MNKIKVGVCFALCSLAAPSMAQYMWQEEDGTEKIDLREDIQYGVEMQGSFSKGKTPLWLNANKHGLSSLEKNNGYLRGSLVRPLSADSARRWAVGYGVDVAVPVNYTSHVVVQQAYVEARWLYGVLTAGAKEYPMELKNQSLSSGSQCLGINARPIPQVRLALPEYWTLPFGRGWLQLKGHLAYGMTTDDGWQHDFTKRQTKYCDHMLYHSKAGFLRIGNENAFCPLSIEMGLEMVAQFGGNAYRPIGDSMEQIPTEKNLKGFWHALSATGSDAGEGAYANVAGNQLGSWLMRINYDTDSWKAAIYADHYFEDHSQMFLLDYNGYGEGADWNKKVKRRFFMYSLKDIMLGFELNLKYSRWLKNVVLEYLYTKYQSGPYNHDRTSGIADHIAGTDDYYNHSIYPGWQHWGQVIGNPLYRSPIYNNDGYIDIRNNRFIAYHLGFDGQPTQRLGYRILGTYQKGWGTYSNPFTKKHHNVSFLVEAHYDFPHQWQIKAGYAMDFGSEKMLGHNAGMQITISKRGLLTKRK comes from the coding sequence ATGAATAAGATAAAGGTAGGTGTATGTTTTGCCCTTTGCAGTCTGGCAGCCCCATCTATGGCACAGTATATGTGGCAAGAGGAGGATGGCACGGAGAAGATAGATCTTCGGGAAGATATACAATATGGTGTTGAGATGCAAGGGTCGTTTTCGAAAGGTAAAACCCCATTGTGGCTTAACGCAAACAAACATGGATTAAGTTCTTTAGAGAAGAATAACGGCTATCTCAGAGGTAGTCTGGTTCGTCCGCTTTCTGCAGATTCTGCCCGCCGCTGGGCTGTAGGATATGGAGTAGATGTGGCAGTACCGGTAAACTATACCAGCCATGTAGTGGTGCAGCAGGCTTATGTGGAGGCCCGCTGGCTTTATGGTGTGCTGACTGCAGGTGCCAAGGAATATCCGATGGAGCTGAAAAACCAGTCGCTCTCCAGTGGTAGCCAGTGTCTGGGTATCAATGCCCGTCCGATACCTCAGGTTCGTCTGGCGCTTCCTGAATATTGGACGCTTCCGTTTGGTAGAGGCTGGCTGCAACTGAAAGGTCATCTGGCTTATGGTATGACTACGGATGATGGCTGGCAGCATGATTTTACGAAACGGCAGACTAAATATTGTGACCACATGCTCTATCACAGCAAAGCAGGTTTTCTGCGTATCGGAAACGAGAATGCTTTCTGTCCGCTCAGCATAGAAATGGGCTTGGAAATGGTTGCTCAGTTTGGTGGCAATGCATATCGTCCAATAGGTGACAGTATGGAACAGATTCCTACCGAGAAAAATCTGAAAGGCTTCTGGCATGCGCTGTCGGCAACGGGCTCTGATGCAGGAGAAGGGGCTTATGCCAATGTTGCCGGCAACCAGTTGGGCAGTTGGCTGATGCGTATCAATTATGACACTGACAGTTGGAAAGCTGCCATCTATGCCGATCATTATTTCGAAGACCACAGCCAGATGTTTCTCCTCGACTATAATGGATATGGTGAGGGCGCAGACTGGAATAAGAAAGTAAAACGCCGTTTCTTCATGTATTCGTTGAAGGATATCATGCTGGGCTTCGAACTGAATCTGAAGTATTCACGCTGGCTGAAAAATGTGGTGCTGGAGTATCTCTATACCAAATATCAGAGTGGTCCGTACAATCATGACCGTACATCGGGTATCGCAGACCATATAGCGGGTACTGATGATTATTATAACCACAGCATCTATCCAGGATGGCAGCATTGGGGCCAGGTGATAGGAAATCCACTCTACCGTTCGCCTATTTATAATAACGACGGATATATTGATATCAGAAACAACCGCTTCATAGCTTATCATCTGGGTTTTGATGGTCAGCCTACACAGCGGTTGGGCTATCGTATATTAGGCACCTATCAGAAAGGTTGGGGTACATATAGCAACCCGTTTACAAAAAAGCATCATAATGTAAGCTTTCTGGTAGAGGCCCATTACGATTTCCCGCATCAGTGGCAGATAAAGGCAGGCTATGCGATGGATTTCGGTAGCGAAAAGATGCTGGGACATAATGCCGGTATGCAGATAACCATCAGCAAAAGAGGCTTGCTGACGAAAAGAAAATAA
- the galE gene encoding UDP-glucose 4-epimerase GalE, whose protein sequence is MKQTILVTGGTGFIGSHTTVELQQAGYNVVIVDDLSNSKIEVLDGIEKITGIRPAFEQVDLRDKAATEAVFQKYPDIKGIIHFAASKAVGESVQKPLLYYRNNIVSLINLLELMPKYQVKGIIFSSSCTVYGQPKPENLPVTEEAPHQKATSPYGNTKEINEQIIADYIHSGAAIKSIVLRYFNPIGAHPSAEIGELPNGVPNNLIPYVTQTAMGIRKELTIFGNDYDTPDGTCIRDYIYVVDLAKAHVAAMARVLDKETEPIEYFNIGTGNGNSTLEIVETFEKATGVKLNWKYGPRREGDIEKIWGDCTKANKVLGWKAEAKLEDVLASAWKWQQKLRADGIM, encoded by the coding sequence ATGAAACAAACTATTCTTGTTACAGGTGGTACAGGCTTCATAGGTAGCCATACTACAGTAGAGTTGCAGCAGGCAGGCTACAATGTTGTTATCGTAGATGATCTCTCAAACTCAAAGATTGAAGTACTCGATGGTATCGAAAAGATTACTGGTATCCGCCCTGCTTTTGAACAGGTTGACTTGCGCGACAAGGCTGCTACCGAGGCAGTATTCCAGAAATATCCAGATATTAAGGGTATCATTCACTTTGCTGCAAGCAAGGCAGTAGGCGAGAGCGTACAGAAACCATTGTTGTATTATCGCAACAATATCGTATCGCTCATCAATCTCCTGGAACTTATGCCAAAGTATCAGGTAAAGGGTATCATCTTCTCTTCTTCTTGTACCGTTTATGGTCAGCCGAAGCCTGAGAATTTGCCTGTAACAGAAGAGGCTCCTCATCAGAAGGCTACTTCACCTTATGGCAATACTAAGGAGATTAATGAGCAGATCATAGCAGATTATATCCATAGTGGTGCAGCCATCAAGAGCATTGTATTGAGATATTTCAATCCTATAGGTGCACATCCTTCTGCTGAGATTGGTGAGTTGCCAAATGGTGTGCCAAACAATCTGATTCCATACGTTACTCAGACAGCTATGGGTATCCGCAAGGAACTCACTATCTTTGGTAATGATTATGATACTCCTGATGGAACCTGTATCCGCGACTATATTTATGTTGTAGACTTGGCTAAGGCACATGTAGCTGCTATGGCACGTGTTCTTGATAAGGAGACTGAGCCTATCGAATATTTCAATATCGGTACAGGTAATGGAAACTCAACTCTCGAAATTGTTGAGACTTTTGAAAAAGCTACAGGTGTGAAACTGAATTGGAAGTATGGTCCACGAAGAGAGGGCGATATTGAGAAAATTTGGGGTGATTGCACCAAGGCGAACAAGGTACTCGGCTGGAAGGCTGAGGCTAAGCTTGAAGATGTGTTGGCTTCTGCTTGGAAATGGCAGCAGAAACTTCGCGCTGATGGCATCATGTAA
- a CDS encoding RNA polymerase sigma factor produces the protein MINDKELLAMIRDPKTQREGFAVLVSQYSEPLYWKVRHIVLDHDDADDVLQNAFVKAWTNLDSFQGKSSLSTWLYRIAINEALDFLRRKKQMVNVSTEDEPGLASRLLADDYFDGDQIQAELQEAVALLPDVQRTVFTLKYYDNMKYSEMSKVLSTSEGALKASYHLAVKKITDFFNRKD, from the coding sequence ATGATAAACGATAAAGAACTCTTGGCGATGATTAGGGATCCTAAGACCCAACGCGAAGGCTTTGCTGTACTGGTAAGTCAGTATAGCGAGCCGTTGTATTGGAAGGTTCGCCATATTGTTTTAGATCATGATGATGCTGATGATGTGTTGCAGAATGCCTTTGTTAAGGCTTGGACCAATCTGGATTCGTTTCAGGGAAAGTCTTCGCTCTCAACATGGCTTTACCGTATAGCAATTAACGAAGCGCTTGATTTCTTGAGACGCAAGAAGCAGATGGTAAATGTCAGTACCGAAGACGAGCCGGGCTTGGCTTCACGTCTTCTTGCCGATGACTATTTTGATGGTGACCAGATTCAGGCAGAACTGCAAGAGGCTGTAGCCCTACTGCCCGATGTTCAGCGCACAGTTTTCACTCTAAAATATTATGATAATATGAAATATTCAGAGATGAGTAAGGTGCTGTCAACAAGTGAAGGAGCTTTGAAGGCATCCTATCATCTTGCTGTGAAAAAAATAACCGATTTTTTCAATCGTAAGGATTAA
- the aspS gene encoding aspartate--tRNA ligase: MYRSNTCGELRLSDAGKEVTLAGWVQRSRKMGGMTFVDLRDRYGITQLVFNEADNKDLCDAANKLGREFCIQIKGVVSERQSKNPKMDTGDIEILVKELNVLSQSQTPPFTIEDNTDGGDDIRMKYRYLDLRRPVVRKNLELRHRMCILIRNFLDAQNFMEVETPILIGSTPEGARDFVVPSRMNPGQFYALPQSPQTLKQLLMVAGFDRYFQIAKCFRDEDLRADRQPEFTQIDCEMSFVDQDDVINLFEEMARHLFKEIRGVELPKLEQMTWHDAMRRFGSDKPDLRFGMEFVELKDAFTGKGNFSVFDEAKYIGGICVPGCADYSRKQLNELTDFVKRPQVGAKGLVYIKYNADGTVKSSIDKFYSPEELAEIKTVMGAKDGDLVLILSGDNANKTRIQLCSLRLEMGDRLGLRDKNVFKCLWIIDFPLFEWSDEEQRLMATHHPFTMPNPDDIPLLDEHPEQVRAKAYDFVCNGIEVGGGSLRIHDTQLQEKMFEVLGFTPERAEAQFGFLMNAFKYGAPPHAGLAFGLDRFVSIMAGLDSIRDCIAFPKNNSGRDVMLDAPSELDPKQLDELEIKLDLKAE; this comes from the coding sequence ATGTACAGAAGTAATACGTGTGGAGAGTTACGTCTCTCTGATGCCGGCAAGGAAGTGACACTTGCCGGTTGGGTACAGCGCTCAAGAAAGATGGGTGGTATGACATTCGTCGATTTGCGCGACCGTTATGGTATCACACAGTTGGTCTTCAACGAGGCTGATAACAAAGACTTGTGTGATGCAGCTAACAAGCTAGGTCGTGAATTCTGCATTCAAATAAAGGGTGTAGTAAGTGAACGACAGAGCAAGAATCCTAAAATGGATACTGGTGACATCGAAATCCTGGTGAAGGAACTCAATGTCCTCTCTCAGAGTCAGACCCCTCCTTTCACTATCGAAGATAATACTGATGGTGGTGATGATATCCGTATGAAGTATCGTTATCTTGATTTGCGTCGTCCTGTAGTGCGCAAAAATCTGGAGTTGCGTCATCGTATGTGCATCTTGATTCGTAACTTCCTCGATGCACAGAACTTCATGGAGGTTGAAACTCCAATTCTTATTGGTAGTACACCAGAGGGAGCCCGCGACTTTGTTGTTCCTTCCCGTATGAATCCAGGTCAGTTCTACGCTCTTCCACAGAGTCCTCAGACTTTAAAGCAGCTCTTGATGGTTGCTGGCTTCGACCGCTATTTCCAGATTGCCAAGTGCTTCCGTGATGAGGATCTTCGTGCTGACCGTCAGCCAGAGTTTACACAGATTGACTGTGAAATGAGTTTTGTTGATCAGGATGATGTCATCAACCTTTTCGAGGAAATGGCTCGCCATTTGTTTAAGGAGATTCGTGGTGTAGAACTTCCTAAGTTGGAGCAGATGACCTGGCACGATGCTATGCGCCGTTTCGGTAGTGATAAGCCAGACTTGCGCTTCGGTATGGAATTTGTTGAGTTGAAAGATGCTTTCACAGGTAAGGGTAATTTCTCTGTATTCGATGAGGCTAAGTATATTGGCGGTATCTGTGTTCCAGGTTGTGCTGATTATAGCCGTAAGCAGTTGAACGAATTGACTGATTTTGTTAAGCGTCCTCAGGTTGGAGCCAAGGGCTTGGTTTATATTAAGTACAATGCAGATGGTACCGTTAAGAGTAGCATAGATAAGTTCTACTCTCCAGAGGAACTTGCTGAAATCAAGACCGTAATGGGAGCCAAGGATGGTGACCTCGTTTTGATTTTGAGCGGTGATAATGCTAACAAGACACGCATTCAGCTTTGCTCTTTGCGTTTGGAAATGGGTGACCGTCTTGGTCTTCGTGATAAGAATGTATTCAAGTGTCTTTGGATTATCGACTTCCCTCTCTTTGAGTGGAGCGATGAGGAGCAGCGCCTGATGGCTACACACCATCCATTCACTATGCCAAATCCTGATGATATCCCATTGCTCGATGAGCATCCTGAGCAGGTTCGTGCCAAGGCATACGACTTTGTTTGCAATGGTATTGAAGTAGGTGGAGGTTCTCTCCGTATTCACGATACTCAGCTGCAGGAGAAGATGTTTGAGGTTCTCGGCTTTACTCCAGAGCGTGCTGAGGCTCAGTTCGGTTTCTTGATGAATGCTTTCAAGTATGGCGCACCACCTCACGCAGGTCTTGCTTTCGGTTTGGACCGTTTCGTCAGCATTATGGCTGGTCTCGACAGTATTCGCGATTGTATTGCCTTCCCAAAGAACAACTCAGGTCGAGATGTTATGCTCGATGCTCCTTCTGAACTTGACCCTAAGCAGTTGGATGAATTGGAAATCAAACTTGATTTGAAGGCTGAATAA
- a CDS encoding fructose-1,6-bisphosphatase — MKHYNIEQDMRYLQLLSQSFPTIAEASTEIINLQAILNLPKGTEHFLADIHGEYEAFLHVLKNASGNIKRKVNELFGNTLREQEKRELCSLIYYPEQKLELVKQNEPDINDWYHITLHQLVAVCRDVSSKYTRSKVRKSLPCDFSYIIQELLHEHTEDHDKTAYVNVIVDTIISTGRADDFIIAIANVIQRLAIDQLHILGDIYDRGPGAHIILDKMRRYHSWDIQWGNHDVLWMGAAAGNDACICNVIRLSLRYANLSTLEEGYGINLVPLATFAMETYKEDDCKEFLPKLSGGAAAMDEKTQRLTSQMHKAIAVIQFKLESQLFKKHPEWKMKDRCLFDHIDYRKGKVEIDGKEYDMTSCHFPTIDPDNPDKLSEEEEILIQKLHHSFMVCEKLHKHINVMLQHGCMYAIFNNNLLFHASCPLNEDGSLKEVEIYPGKKFSGRALMHHTGMQIRTAFQSDSDPNEKEYAIDYFIYLWCGPDSPLFDKSKMATFERYFITDKETHKEEKGYYFLLRDNEQVIDHIMDEFGVTGPNRHIINGHVPVRTTKGENPIKANGKLMVIDGGFSKAYHNETGIAGYTLVYHSRGFQLVQHEPFTSMEDAIKQGTDIKSTTQIVEMSNRRMLVADTDIGCELRKQIEDLKELLYAYRHGFIKESERKK; from the coding sequence ATGAAACATTATAATATAGAACAAGACATGAGATATTTGCAGTTGCTCTCTCAGTCGTTCCCTACTATAGCAGAGGCGAGCACCGAGATTATCAACCTGCAAGCCATCCTCAACCTGCCAAAGGGTACCGAGCATTTTCTTGCCGACATCCATGGTGAGTATGAGGCCTTCCTGCATGTACTGAAAAATGCATCAGGAAATATCAAGCGTAAGGTGAACGAACTCTTTGGCAATACCCTTCGCGAACAGGAGAAGCGAGAACTCTGCTCTCTTATTTACTATCCTGAGCAGAAACTGGAACTCGTCAAGCAGAACGAACCCGACATCAACGACTGGTATCACATCACCCTGCACCAGTTGGTGGCTGTATGCCGTGATGTTTCCAGCAAATATACCCGAAGCAAGGTGCGCAAATCGCTGCCATGCGATTTCTCGTATATTATCCAGGAGCTTTTGCACGAGCACACCGAAGATCATGACAAGACAGCCTATGTCAATGTTATTGTTGATACGATTATCAGCACAGGCAGAGCCGATGATTTCATCATCGCTATAGCCAACGTCATCCAGCGCCTGGCTATCGATCAGCTCCATATTCTGGGCGATATCTACGATAGAGGTCCAGGAGCCCACATCATCTTGGACAAGATGCGCCGCTACCACAGTTGGGACATCCAGTGGGGTAATCACGATGTACTATGGATGGGAGCAGCTGCCGGCAATGATGCCTGCATCTGTAATGTGATCCGTCTCTCCCTGCGATACGCCAACCTCTCGACATTGGAAGAAGGCTATGGCATCAACCTCGTACCACTCGCTACTTTTGCGATGGAAACCTACAAGGAGGATGATTGCAAAGAATTTCTGCCTAAGCTCAGCGGAGGTGCAGCAGCAATGGATGAAAAGACCCAGCGGCTCACCTCTCAGATGCACAAGGCTATAGCTGTCATCCAGTTTAAATTAGAGAGCCAGCTTTTCAAGAAGCATCCGGAATGGAAGATGAAAGACCGTTGTCTTTTTGACCATATCGATTACAGGAAAGGCAAGGTAGAGATTGACGGAAAAGAGTATGACATGACCTCATGCCACTTCCCTACCATCGATCCGGACAATCCAGACAAACTATCTGAAGAAGAGGAAATTCTGATTCAGAAACTGCATCATTCGTTTATGGTCTGCGAGAAGCTGCACAAGCATATCAACGTTATGCTGCAGCATGGTTGCATGTACGCTATCTTCAACAACAACCTGCTTTTCCATGCTTCCTGTCCGCTCAACGAAGATGGTTCATTAAAAGAGGTAGAAATATATCCTGGCAAGAAATTCAGCGGCAGAGCCCTGATGCATCATACGGGCATGCAGATACGCACAGCTTTCCAATCAGATTCTGATCCGAATGAAAAGGAATATGCCATCGATTATTTCATCTACCTATGGTGCGGTCCTGACAGTCCGCTCTTCGACAAGAGTAAGATGGCCACCTTCGAGCGCTATTTCATTACCGATAAGGAGACTCATAAAGAAGAGAAGGGATACTACTTCCTGTTGCGCGATAACGAACAGGTTATCGACCATATTATGGATGAGTTTGGGGTAACCGGTCCTAACCGCCATATCATCAATGGGCACGTGCCCGTTCGCACAACCAAGGGCGAGAACCCTATCAAGGCAAACGGCAAGCTGATGGTTATCGATGGAGGTTTCTCTAAAGCCTACCACAACGAGACTGGCATTGCCGGCTACACCTTAGTATATCACTCCCGCGGATTTCAGCTGGTCCAGCACGAGCCATTTACGAGTATGGAAGATGCCATCAAGCAAGGTACCGACATCAAGAGTACCACACAGATTGTAGAAATGTCGAACCGCCGAATGCTGGTAGCCGACACAGATATAGGTTGCGAACTCCGTAAGCAGATAGAAGACCTGAAGGAACTTCTCTATGCTTACCGACATGGTTTCATCAAGGAATCAGAAAGGAAGAAGTAA
- a CDS encoding T9SS type A sorting domain-containing protein — protein MLALSVPSDAMANEGNIEWADLDVADINLNYAGGVMHITGASGQVVRIYNVAGVTIKTFRIEGNDKRVNLPLADGIYIVKVGNTFTRKICVKH, from the coding sequence ATGTTAGCACTTTCTGTTCCTTCGGATGCTATGGCCAACGAGGGAAACATAGAATGGGCAGACCTTGATGTGGCAGATATCAACTTGAACTATGCTGGGGGCGTGATGCATATCACAGGCGCTAGCGGGCAAGTGGTGAGAATATATAATGTGGCAGGTGTTACTATCAAGACCTTCCGCATAGAAGGTAATGACAAGCGCGTAAACTTGCCATTGGCTGATGGTATCTATATTGTAAAGGTGGGGAATACCTTTACGCGCAAAATTTGCGTAAAGCATTAA